Proteins found in one Candidatus Omnitrophota bacterium genomic segment:
- a CDS encoding ATP-binding protein — MTIVYMAVLALTLSAFSAILYHYVSRSLYENMDTLLRSKAEGIVHAIGTYWEAERLGPNRFGARVDDSQGNINFATIAQRWVQERSKDPKLLDIIVQIYDPNGTVVASSKSTQGIASISEESLIYVLYGNSMFDTLTPSFPTKKIVKFRVFVTPAVKNAQVEYVVQVASPLTSIQTTLDTMKFALFILFPLTVFLTGIIGALLAKMTLRPVDSMIKTIHGITAENMKLKLKVPGTRDEIDKLADTFNDMLERLDHAFASQKRLSEDLSHDLKTPLTIMKGEFEVSLKKLRRQEEYEAVLRSSLEEVNKIIRLADNMLMLASFEAQNIIPDRKALDLNLLVQSALNSIKKLADEKRIEISLSHDEGITLKGDERQLKQLFLNLLDNAIKYTPEGGKVTISVRQEKEGVRIKIQDTGRGIAADQIDRIFDRFYRADKSRAGQGFGLGLSIVKSVVDAHGGKIGVESSPGLGTAFIVFFPAA; from the coding sequence ATGACGATCGTTTACATGGCGGTGCTGGCTCTCACGCTTTCCGCTTTCAGCGCCATCCTGTATCACTATGTCAGCCGGAGCCTGTATGAGAATATGGATACGCTATTGCGCTCCAAGGCGGAAGGCATAGTCCACGCCATAGGAACGTATTGGGAGGCCGAGAGGCTGGGCCCGAACCGTTTCGGCGCCAGAGTAGATGATAGCCAGGGTAATATTAATTTTGCCACAATAGCCCAGCGCTGGGTCCAGGAACGCTCGAAAGACCCCAAACTCCTCGATATTATCGTGCAGATTTACGATCCGAACGGTACGGTTGTGGCCTCCTCGAAGAGCACCCAGGGCATAGCCAGCATTTCAGAAGAAAGCCTTATATATGTGCTATACGGGAATAGCATGTTCGATACGCTCACGCCTTCGTTCCCGACAAAAAAGATAGTGAAATTCAGGGTCTTCGTGACCCCTGCCGTTAAAAATGCCCAGGTCGAGTATGTCGTTCAGGTTGCGAGCCCCCTTACCTCTATACAGACAACTCTCGATACGATGAAGTTCGCGCTCTTCATACTTTTTCCATTGACGGTCTTTCTGACAGGCATAATAGGGGCCCTTCTGGCCAAGATGACGCTGCGGCCGGTCGATAGCATGATAAAGACGATCCATGGCATCACGGCCGAGAATATGAAATTAAAGCTGAAGGTGCCCGGGACACGCGATGAGATAGATAAGCTTGCCGATACGTTCAATGATATGCTTGAGCGCCTTGACCATGCCTTCGCTTCCCAGAAGAGGCTATCCGAGGACCTCTCTCACGATCTCAAGACCCCGCTTACTATCATGAAAGGCGAGTTCGAGGTCTCCCTGAAGAAGCTGCGCCGGCAGGAGGAATATGAAGCGGTGTTACGCTCGAGCCTCGAGGAAGTAAATAAGATAATCAGGCTTGCCGATAACATGCTTATGCTGGCGAGCTTTGAGGCGCAGAATATAATACCTGATAGAAAAGCGCTTGATCTCAATCTTCTGGTACAGAGCGCTCTTAACAGTATAAAGAAGCTTGCTGACGAGAAACGCATAGAGATCAGCTTATCGCATGATGAGGGCATAACCTTAAAAGGCGATGAACGGCAGCTGAAGCAGCTCTTTCTCAACCTGCTCGATAACGCCATAAAGTATACGCCGGAGGGCGGTAAGGTGACTATAAGCGTGCGCCAGGAAAAAGAAGGCGTAAGAATAAAGATACAGGATACAGGGCGCGGTATTGCCGCTGACCAGATAGATAGGATATTCGACCGCTTCTATCGAGCGGATAAATCCAGGGCCGGACAGGGGTTCGGACTGGGACTCAGCATAGTTAAATCGGTAGTGGACGCGCATGGAGGCAAGATAGGGGTTGAAAGCTCTCCCGGCCTGGGCACCGCTTTTATTGTGTTTTTTCCCGCCGCCTAA
- a CDS encoding sugar ABC transporter substrate-binding protein, with translation MRPNKLITILLFPILSFSLCLAGCAPDHAKADSGKTPEGKSPVEIKVAFWGSPDEVNITTEIISQWQKAHPDIMVRLEHTPYRGYVDKLLTRIAGRAEPDIICTEVDLFVTFQSKNVLLDLTPYIGGDPEFDLKDFYPQIISRFTVKDKLYAVPRDTAPFACVYYNKKLFDEVKVPYPTDDWDMNDMLDKAKKLTKVDSDGRVIQYGFYAWAWMNFVYSFDGSLVDDVKNPTVCTLNSKESVEGLQFYSDLINKYNVQPSTTAMTNLAMGVQGMFMTGRLAMFASGIWETPGLRKIQDFEWDVAMFPKGPTGKRGFGTGGSGYCILKGSKHPKEAFEVIKALAGRNAQMKLAETGLAQPAIMSIAMSNLWANDGKVPYNKKMLDGAMKYVVYDPFTPVWREAKEMYIIPELDLLFGGKKTAQEAVAAFINKVNALIKRQ, from the coding sequence ATGAGGCCTAATAAGCTTATAACTATATTGTTATTTCCGATCCTTTCTTTTTCGTTATGTCTCGCCGGGTGCGCTCCCGACCATGCCAAGGCCGACAGCGGAAAAACTCCCGAAGGTAAATCGCCTGTCGAAATAAAAGTCGCTTTCTGGGGATCTCCCGACGAAGTCAATATAACCACAGAGATAATAAGCCAGTGGCAGAAGGCGCACCCCGATATAATGGTGAGGCTTGAGCATACTCCTTACAGGGGATATGTCGATAAGCTTCTGACGCGCATAGCGGGCCGCGCCGAGCCCGATATCATCTGCACCGAAGTGGACCTCTTTGTGACATTCCAGTCGAAGAATGTCCTCCTCGATCTCACGCCTTATATCGGCGGCGATCCGGAGTTCGACCTGAAAGATTTTTACCCCCAAATAATAAGCCGTTTTACGGTGAAGGATAAGCTCTATGCCGTGCCCCGGGATACGGCGCCTTTCGCGTGCGTATATTACAATAAGAAATTATTCGATGAAGTTAAAGTGCCATATCCAACAGATGATTGGGATATGAATGACATGCTCGATAAGGCGAAGAAGCTTACCAAGGTCGATAGTGACGGCCGGGTCATTCAATATGGTTTTTATGCATGGGCATGGATGAACTTCGTATACTCTTTCGATGGCAGCCTGGTGGACGATGTAAAGAACCCGACAGTTTGCACGTTAAATTCCAAGGAATCGGTAGAGGGCCTCCAGTTTTATTCCGACCTTATTAATAAATACAACGTACAGCCTTCGACCACCGCTATGACGAACCTGGCCATGGGCGTGCAGGGGATGTTTATGACGGGACGGCTGGCGATGTTCGCCTCAGGTATATGGGAGACGCCGGGGCTGCGCAAGATACAGGACTTCGAGTGGGATGTCGCCATGTTCCCTAAGGGGCCCACCGGTAAACGCGGTTTCGGCACAGGCGGGTCAGGATATTGCATATTAAAGGGCTCAAAGCATCCTAAGGAGGCATTCGAGGTGATAAAAGCCCTGGCCGGGAGAAACGCCCAGATGAAGCTTGCCGAGACGGGCCTCGCGCAGCCCGCGATAATGTCGATCGCGATGAGCAACCTTTGGGCAAACGACGGCAAGGTCCCGTATAATAAGAAGATGTTGGATGGGGCCATGAAATATGTAGTATATGATCCCTTTACCCCCGTATGGCGGGAGGCCAAGGAGATGTATATAATACCGGAATTAGATCTTCTGTTCGGAGGAAAGAAGACGGCCCAGGAGGCGGTCGCGGCTTTCATAAACAAGGTGAACGCTCTTATAAAGAGGCAGTAG
- a CDS encoding CIA30 family protein, with product MAKKLVFAAMLVAAAVALAAGVSSAADAVAGGSEFMIADFNTGEKPNNIGGDFGAWSKDPTDFSQGCSESFDTVNRHGTTGFAMKLDYSVDSKNPAYNGFWMFLQNFDASKYDNIALWIKGDGKIGYTTVFKVELKNASKQVGRYYVTNITDAWQDIVIPLKDFKGITDLSNLSEFVIVFEDRIASNKKGVVYIDDIRFTKNK from the coding sequence ATGGCAAAGAAATTGGTTTTTGCCGCAATGTTAGTGGCCGCGGCGGTAGCTTTAGCGGCCGGCGTTTCCAGCGCAGCCGATGCGGTGGCTGGCGGAAGCGAGTTTATGATCGCTGATTTTAATACCGGAGAAAAGCCTAATAATATAGGCGGGGACTTTGGAGCGTGGAGCAAGGATCCCACAGATTTCTCTCAGGGGTGCAGCGAGTCGTTTGACACTGTAAACAGGCACGGCACTACGGGTTTCGCGATGAAGCTGGACTATTCGGTCGATTCGAAGAATCCCGCGTATAACGGGTTCTGGATGTTCCTGCAGAACTTCGATGCTTCGAAGTACGATAATATCGCTCTATGGATAAAGGGTGACGGTAAGATCGGCTATACCACTGTATTTAAGGTAGAGCTGAAGAACGCCTCCAAGCAGGTAGGGCGTTATTACGTTACCAACATCACCGACGCCTGGCAGGATATCGTTATTCCGCTTAAGGACTTCAAAGGGATAACGGATCTGTCAAACCTGTCGGAGTTTGTTATCGTATTCGAAGACAGGATAGCTTCGAATAAGAAAGGTGTCGTCTATATAGATGACATTAGATTCACGAAGAACAAGTAA
- a CDS encoding response regulator transcription factor translates to MRILVVEDEKKIADFIRRGLKEEGYAVDTAYDGEEGLFLAKTNDYDLILLDLMLPKLDGLTLCKKLKEAKVKSRVIMLTAKETVKDKVLGLDSGADDYLTKPFAFEELLARIRAILRKKETQAPTKLKIADLELDLLTHKVIRGSKEIELTAKEYSLLEYLMRNEGSIVTRTMISEHVWDIDFDTFTNVIDVYINYLRNKIDSGFKKKLIHTVRGRGYILKEE, encoded by the coding sequence ATGCGAATATTAGTGGTGGAAGACGAGAAGAAGATAGCCGACTTTATAAGACGCGGCCTTAAAGAAGAAGGTTATGCCGTAGATACCGCTTATGACGGCGAAGAAGGCCTGTTTCTAGCCAAGACCAATGATTATGACTTGATCCTCCTTGACCTGATGCTCCCCAAGCTCGACGGGCTCACTCTCTGTAAAAAACTTAAAGAGGCCAAGGTAAAATCCCGCGTCATAATGCTTACCGCGAAGGAGACCGTAAAGGATAAAGTCCTCGGGCTCGATTCGGGAGCCGACGATTATCTCACCAAGCCTTTCGCTTTCGAGGAGCTCCTGGCCAGGATCCGCGCGATCCTCAGGAAGAAAGAGACCCAGGCCCCTACGAAGCTTAAGATCGCCGATCTCGAGCTTGATCTCCTCACCCATAAGGTGATAAGAGGATCTAAAGAGATCGAACTTACCGCCAAAGAATATTCCCTGCTTGAATACCTGATGCGCAATGAAGGGTCCATCGTCACGCGTACGATGATATCCGAGCACGTCTGGGATATAGATTTCGATACTTTCACAAACGTTATAGATGTTTACATTAATTATCTCCGCAACAAGATCGATTCAGGATTTAAGAAGAAGCTTATCCATACGGTCCGCGGCAGGGGATATATATTAAAAGAAGAATAG
- a CDS encoding methyl-accepting chemotaxis protein: protein MPKRRNYFINRKFQLRYTLSIVAILAVVMIASGVGIYFGMWGSIIENFSQFKVSQNLETAKRITDYEDVRYRKGDYRLEKIFREAELLSAQQQDALKNALKAVNHSLFPKIAVLAVIIFIAGIFISHKIAGPMYRIEKSAESIRDGDLSVSFRVRKGDEMKEASTALEEMVDSLQADFVKIKTAGKALDERIGFIEPQIKGEDARRLKDIVKVIDEVLSKYKT from the coding sequence ATGCCTAAAAGAAGAAATTATTTCATAAATAGAAAGTTCCAGCTAAGATACACCCTATCGATAGTCGCTATACTTGCCGTAGTGATGATCGCCAGCGGTGTAGGTATCTATTTCGGCATGTGGGGTTCGATCATAGAGAATTTCTCCCAATTTAAAGTCTCGCAAAATCTCGAGACTGCCAAACGCATAACTGATTATGAAGACGTTCGATACAGGAAAGGCGACTATCGTCTTGAAAAGATATTCAGGGAGGCGGAACTGTTGAGCGCCCAGCAACAGGACGCTCTTAAGAACGCTCTGAAGGCGGTTAACCACTCTCTCTTCCCGAAGATAGCAGTGCTCGCCGTCATAATATTCATCGCCGGCATATTTATTTCCCATAAGATAGCCGGCCCGATGTACAGGATAGAAAAATCGGCCGAGTCTATACGTGACGGAGACCTTTCCGTCAGCTTCAGGGTGCGAAAAGGCGACGAGATGAAAGAGGCCTCCACCGCGCTTGAGGAGATGGTGGACTCCCTGCAGGCAGATTTCGTCAAGATAAAGACAGCCGGTAAGGCGCTCGACGAGAGAATAGGGTTCATCGAGCCTCAGATAAAAGGAGAGGACGCGCGGCGGCTGAAAGACATAGTCAAGGTGATAGATGAGGTACTCTCCAAATATAAGACATGA